A window of Oncorhynchus tshawytscha isolate Ot180627B linkage group LG10, Otsh_v2.0, whole genome shotgun sequence contains these coding sequences:
- the LOC121847637 gene encoding C-C motif chemokine 4-like, whose protein sequence is MAQIRAPVIVLLVLLAVGLFTTEASAAKHARHRRFCCQSYSGREIPFAVIVGYTLQTTTEICRIPAIIFHSKNGKDLCADPSQSSVIQHVNRLRDKAVHISKSQS, encoded by the exons ATGGCCCAGATCAGAGCCCCTGTTATTGTGCTGCTCGTGCTCCTGGCTGTGGGGCTGTTCACTACGGAGGCTTCTGCAGCTAAACACG CACGTCATAGAAGATTCTGCTGTCAAAGTTATAGTGGTAGGGAAATACCTTTTGCAGTTATCGTAGGATATACCCTACAGACCACGACTGAAATCTGCAGAATCCCTGCCATCAT ATTCCACAGTAAAAATGGGAAAGATTTGTGTGCAGACCCTTCCCAGAGCTCGGTGATCCAACATGTCAACCGACTGAG GGACAAGGCGGTTCACATCAGTAAATCACAGTCCTAA
- the LOC112261149 gene encoding C-C motif chemokine 4, protein MAQIRAPVIVLLVLLAVGLFTTEASAAKQARRRRFCCQSYTGREIPFAVIVGYTLQTTTEICRIPAIIFHSKNGKDLCADPSQSSVIQHVNRLRDKAVHISKSQS, encoded by the exons ATGGCCCAGATCAGAGCCCCTGTTATTGTGCTGCTCGTGCTCCTGGCTGTGGGGCTGTTCACTACTGAGGCTTCTGCAGCTAAACAAG CACGTCGTAGAAGATTCTGCTGTCAAAGTTATACTGGTAGGGAAATACCTTTTGCAGTTATCGTAGGATATACCCTACAGACCACGACTGAAATCTGCAGAATCCCTGCCATCAT ATTCCACAGTAAAAATGGGAAAGATTTGTGTGCAGACCCTTCCCAGAGCTCGGTGATCCAACATGTCAACCGACTGAG GGACAAGGCGGTTCACATCAGTAAATCACAGTCCTAA